The Mesobacillus jeotgali genome window below encodes:
- a CDS encoding DUF2268 domain-containing putative Zn-dependent protease (predicted Zn-dependent protease with a strongly conserved HExxH motif), producing the protein MQLHNGLNSFFNVIKNLENNQSKEEAWLNYYKEYKEIFDTIFANLYMTDINKIKQDIVPHIDLYSLAEQANKSSQVIDQAEVIEVLKKSGDYFKFTKEFDVYMLVGFGHIDGTALPAASRPFLYLGLERLSNIDIERLIQHEFNHLVRFDSLLEDNMTVGQLIIAEGLATLTPLIMNKMDFSHSNLQNMLFLDDQQYNRLKENIHLIEQDIKTDFEKKITPSLMAKYFMLNENLKFGKSGYFFGMQVILTLLKNGWELRDLTFLNSNLIWNEYQKLRY; encoded by the coding sequence ATGCAATTACACAACGGGCTGAACTCTTTTTTTAATGTAATTAAAAACTTGGAAAATAACCAAAGCAAAGAGGAAGCTTGGCTGAACTATTACAAAGAGTACAAAGAAATATTCGATACCATATTTGCTAATTTGTATATGACAGATATAAATAAAATAAAACAGGATATAGTTCCCCATATTGATTTGTATTCTTTAGCTGAACAGGCAAATAAAAGTTCACAAGTTATAGACCAAGCAGAGGTAATTGAAGTACTGAAAAAGTCTGGTGATTACTTTAAATTCACAAAGGAATTTGATGTTTATATGTTGGTCGGTTTTGGACACATAGATGGAACGGCCTTGCCTGCTGCATCCAGACCATTTTTATATTTAGGTTTGGAAAGACTTTCAAATATTGATATTGAGAGATTAATACAGCACGAATTTAATCATCTGGTGCGTTTTGATTCCTTGTTAGAAGATAATATGACGGTAGGGCAGTTAATTATAGCAGAAGGTCTTGCAACTTTAACTCCCTTGATTATGAATAAGATGGATTTTTCTCATAGTAATCTTCAGAATATGTTGTTTTTAGATGATCAACAATACAATCGTCTAAAAGAGAATATTCATTTAATTGAGCAAGATATTAAAACCGATTTTGAGAAAAAAATAACCCCATCTCTTATGGCAAAATACTTTATGTTGAATGAGAATTTGAAATTCGGCAAATCCGGCTATTTTTTCGGGATGCAAGTAATACTCACACTACTGAAAAATGGATGGGAACTAAGGGATCTAACCTTTTTAAATTCAAATTTAATTTGGAATGAATATCAAAAATTGAGATATTGA
- a CDS encoding GNAT family N-acetyltransferase — MNFEEIDIKKHRDTVVAFRKDSFYVSFGDTTGFGDEKEYLHWLDEKISTFPKGFILVEEDGKYIGQLELTVREYEGNNIGYVNLYYLIPEMRGKGRGKELHSYALQFFADSKVSEYHLRVSPSNAAAIKFYRKMGMEEVGPEVDGKVIRMKGYL, encoded by the coding sequence ATGAATTTTGAAGAAATTGATATAAAGAAACATCGAGATACAGTAGTTGCATTTAGGAAAGATTCATTTTATGTAAGTTTTGGAGATACTACAGGGTTCGGTGATGAAAAAGAATATCTCCATTGGTTAGATGAAAAAATATCAACTTTTCCAAAAGGCTTTATTTTAGTGGAGGAGGACGGTAAATATATCGGGCAACTTGAATTAACCGTTCGTGAGTATGAAGGTAACAATATTGGTTATGTAAATCTTTATTATTTAATACCCGAAATGCGTGGGAAGGGCAGAGGAAAAGAATTGCACAGTTATGCTTTGCAATTTTTCGCAGACAGCAAAGTAAGTGAGTATCATCTGAGAGTTTCCCCATCAAATGCTGCTGCGATTAAATTTTATCGTAAAATGGGAATGGAAGAAGTTGGTCCAGAGGTTGATGGGAAAGTTATAAGGATGAAGGGTTATTTATAA
- a CDS encoding IS110 family transposase yields the protein MNYNQNKKIAQITSQTLIIGVDIAKFKHVARAQDFRGIEFGSPCQFENTKEGIEHFLKWISEIKKEQRMEKVMVGMEPTGHYWFNLAHILKDNGIKFVAVNPLHVKKSKELDDNSPTKNDVKDAKVIAQLVKDGRYAEPTIPQGVYAELRVAKKIRDLLTEDLQTVQGQVHNWIDRYFPEFLKVFKKWEGKAALQFLKLYALPHEIAVFTEEELLVHLRKSVSRSVGLNKIRELKQAASKSIGLRQGAEMARLELKTILAKYELIQLQFGELDARLDGLLNDIPGVQQMLAIKGVGRDTIAGFFAEVGDLGEYNHPRQIIKLAGLSLKENTSGKHKGKTTITKRGRKKLRALLFRVCMILVAKNTAFKALHAYYTQRPDNPLKKMQSLIALCNKLIRILFSIGKKQFEFNEEKMLKDIPHLALAQKTEMAA from the coding sequence ATGAATTATAACCAGAATAAGAAGATTGCTCAAATAACTTCTCAGACTCTTATTATAGGAGTCGATATTGCCAAATTCAAGCATGTGGCACGGGCTCAAGATTTTAGGGGAATAGAGTTTGGATCTCCATGTCAATTTGAAAATACTAAAGAAGGAATTGAGCATTTTCTTAAATGGATTTCGGAAATTAAAAAAGAACAGCGTATGGAAAAAGTGATGGTTGGCATGGAGCCGACAGGCCATTATTGGTTTAACTTGGCCCATATTTTAAAAGATAACGGGATTAAATTTGTCGCTGTAAACCCCTTGCACGTCAAGAAAAGCAAGGAGTTGGATGATAACTCACCTACGAAGAATGATGTGAAAGATGCCAAGGTCATAGCTCAGCTGGTCAAGGACGGAAGATACGCAGAACCTACGATACCGCAAGGTGTTTATGCAGAACTCCGGGTGGCAAAGAAAATTCGCGATCTTTTAACTGAAGACCTACAAACGGTCCAAGGACAGGTACACAACTGGATTGACCGGTATTTTCCGGAATTCCTCAAGGTATTTAAGAAATGGGAAGGTAAGGCTGCTTTACAATTCTTAAAGCTCTATGCCTTGCCACATGAAATAGCTGTATTCACCGAAGAAGAACTACTCGTTCATTTGAGAAAATCCGTATCACGGAGTGTTGGATTAAACAAGATTCGCGAGTTAAAACAGGCAGCCAGTAAGTCCATCGGACTTCGACAAGGTGCTGAAATGGCCAGGCTTGAGCTAAAAACCATTCTGGCTAAGTATGAATTAATCCAGTTACAATTCGGAGAATTGGATGCAAGACTTGACGGTCTGCTTAATGATATTCCAGGTGTACAACAAATGTTAGCGATAAAAGGTGTGGGCAGGGATACAATTGCCGGCTTCTTCGCTGAAGTAGGAGATTTAGGCGAATATAATCATCCCAGGCAAATTATCAAGCTGGCCGGTTTAAGCTTGAAAGAAAATACATCGGGTAAGCACAAAGGAAAAACGACCATTACAAAAAGGGGCCGTAAGAAGCTAAGGGCCCTGTTATTCAGGGTTTGTATGATTCTTGTCGCCAAAAATACGGCATTTAAGGCGTTACATGCGTACTATACTCAACGTCCGGATAATCCATTAAAGAAGATGCAGTCCCTGATCGCTTTGTGTAATAAACTAATCCGGATCCTCTTTAGTATTGGTAAAAAGCAATTTGAGTTTAATGAAGAAAAGATGTTAAAGGACATCCCTCATTTGGCACTAGCCCAGAAGACGGAAATGGCAGCGTAA
- a CDS encoding tyrosine-type recombinase/integrase codes for MLLSTAWKSYEADKRIEGFSPYTLKAYGIQAKLLIGYFNDPNIDSFDTEGLKKYLVTQGKDLKPSSLAHRIRFLKSLFRWCHEEGHISINPAAKIKEPKAGKRIPKFLSEREIELLREACLSPMEKALFEFMFSTGCRIGEIAALDRNCINWSNRSAIVRGKGDKEREVYFNIRAELWLKRYIDSRQDKDPAIFVTDRQPHRMSIAQMRYYIKKISARAGIDKEIHPHQLRHSYATHLLNNGAPVEVIQSLLGHEKSETTRIYAQLSGRLRQEFYQKYF; via the coding sequence TTGTTGTTATCAACTGCTTGGAAATCCTATGAAGCTGATAAACGTATAGAAGGCTTTTCACCTTATACTTTAAAAGCATATGGAATCCAAGCAAAGCTACTCATCGGTTATTTTAATGATCCGAATATCGATAGTTTCGACACAGAAGGATTAAAGAAATATCTTGTTACTCAAGGCAAGGATTTAAAACCCTCAAGTTTGGCCCACAGAATCCGGTTTCTTAAGTCATTGTTCCGCTGGTGTCACGAGGAAGGCCATATATCCATAAATCCAGCAGCAAAGATCAAGGAGCCTAAAGCGGGCAAGAGAATTCCAAAGTTTCTATCGGAAAGGGAGATTGAACTTTTGCGTGAAGCCTGTCTAAGTCCTATGGAAAAGGCACTTTTTGAATTTATGTTTTCAACTGGCTGCAGAATCGGTGAAATTGCTGCACTTGATCGCAATTGCATTAATTGGTCCAACCGTTCTGCCATCGTCAGGGGAAAGGGTGACAAGGAACGTGAAGTGTATTTTAATATTCGGGCAGAGTTATGGCTTAAGCGATACATTGATAGCCGCCAGGATAAAGATCCGGCCATTTTTGTAACAGATAGACAGCCACACAGGATGAGTATTGCCCAAATGAGGTATTACATTAAGAAAATCTCAGCGCGTGCCGGCATAGATAAGGAAATTCATCCCCACCAACTCCGACACAGCTATGCCACCCATTTATTGAATAATGGAGCCCCAGTTGAAGTTATCCAAAGCCTTTTGGGCCACGAGAAAAGTGAAACCACTCGAATATATGCCCAACTAAGCGGAAGGCTGAGACAGGAGTTTTACCAGAAATACTTCTAA
- a CDS encoding IS110 family transposase yields the protein MDVVIERACGMDVHKDNITACIITPKGKEIQTFSTKTVFLLQLVDWVKQHGCTHVAMESTSVYWKPIVNLLEAEDIEFLVVNAQHMKAVPGRKTDVKDAEWIAKLLRHGLLKASYIPDRNQRELRELVRYRRSIIEERARQHNRIQKVLEGANIKLGSVVSDVLGVSARDMLDAIADGEEDPGKLANFARRTMKKKKDELELALKGYINSHQRLMLKTILGHIDFLTEQIEMLDQEVATRVSVHQEDVEILDSIPGIATRMAEQILSEIGTDVKNQFPTAAHMCSWAGLVPGQNESAGKRKSAKTKKGNKYLRSALTEAAHSVRGSKNYLGALYRRTASRKGKKRAGIVVAHAMLRISYYLLTRKEMYVDLGEDYFDKQRQQSIVRHSLRRLESLGYIVKLEEPKAS from the coding sequence ATGGATGTAGTCATTGAAAGAGCTTGTGGTATGGATGTCCATAAGGATAACATTACTGCCTGTATCATCACCCCAAAAGGAAAGGAGATTCAAACATTCTCCACCAAAACTGTATTTCTATTACAATTGGTGGACTGGGTAAAACAACATGGCTGTACCCATGTGGCCATGGAAAGCACGAGCGTTTATTGGAAACCCATCGTGAATTTACTTGAAGCTGAGGACATAGAGTTTTTAGTGGTGAATGCCCAACATATGAAGGCCGTTCCAGGACGCAAGACAGATGTTAAGGATGCAGAATGGATTGCCAAACTGCTTCGACATGGACTACTTAAAGCAAGTTATATTCCCGACCGGAATCAAAGAGAGCTGCGCGAGCTGGTTCGCTATCGCCGTAGTATCATTGAAGAGCGAGCTAGACAACATAACCGAATCCAAAAGGTGTTGGAAGGCGCGAACATTAAGCTGGGTTCTGTTGTTTCGGATGTACTAGGTGTTTCGGCAAGAGATATGCTTGACGCAATCGCAGATGGAGAAGAAGATCCTGGGAAACTAGCAAACTTCGCTCGACGCACCATGAAAAAGAAGAAGGACGAACTTGAACTGGCCTTAAAAGGTTATATTAACTCCCATCAAAGATTAATGTTAAAAACCATTTTAGGCCATATTGACTTTCTTACTGAACAAATCGAGATGCTCGATCAAGAAGTCGCGACAAGAGTAAGCGTTCATCAAGAGGATGTAGAAATACTTGATTCCATTCCAGGCATTGCGACGCGGATGGCAGAACAGATCCTTTCTGAAATAGGAACGGATGTAAAAAATCAGTTCCCAACTGCAGCCCACATGTGTTCCTGGGCAGGTTTGGTTCCAGGACAGAATGAAAGTGCAGGGAAAAGGAAATCGGCCAAAACCAAAAAAGGAAACAAATATTTAAGGTCAGCGTTAACTGAAGCAGCTCATTCCGTAAGGGGATCCAAAAACTATCTCGGAGCACTGTATAGGCGTACAGCCTCACGAAAAGGCAAGAAACGTGCTGGAATCGTAGTCGCTCACGCCATGTTACGTATCTCTTATTATCTCTTAACACGGAAAGAAATGTATGTAGACTTAGGCGAAGACTACTTTGATAAGCAGAGACAACAATCTATTGTCAGGCATTCACTGAGACGACTAGAAAGCTTAGGATACATTGTTAAGTTAGAAGAACCTAAAGCATCTTAA
- a CDS encoding sigma-70 family RNA polymerase sigma factor, whose product MVTQIEDIYNTYFKDVFLYVYSLSGDKHIAEDITSETFMKALTSLDSFRGESDIRVWLCQIAKNSYYSYLGKKKNFVDLESLPESASEDNVEQEITTSQASMKVHEIIQNLKEPYKKVFTLRVFGELSFKQIGKLYAKSDNWACVTYHRAREKIKARLEDYR is encoded by the coding sequence ATGGTGACACAGATTGAGGATATTTATAATACATACTTTAAAGATGTATTTTTATATGTGTATAGTTTGTCTGGCGATAAGCATATCGCTGAAGATATTACTTCGGAAACTTTTATGAAGGCACTAACATCGCTAGACAGTTTCAGAGGGGAAAGTGATATCCGTGTTTGGTTATGCCAAATTGCCAAAAACAGTTATTACTCTTACTTGGGTAAGAAAAAAAACTTTGTAGATTTAGAGTCACTTCCGGAATCAGCTAGTGAAGACAATGTAGAACAAGAAATAACCACTTCGCAAGCGTCTATGAAGGTACATGAAATTATCCAGAATTTAAAAGAGCCATATAAAAAAGTCTTTACGCTCCGTGTATTTGGAGAACTGTCATTTAAGCAAATTGGCAAATTGTATGCAAAAAGTGATAACTGGGCTTGTGTTACTTATCACCGTGCTAGAGAAAAGATTAAAGCGCGATTGGAGGATTATCGATGA
- a CDS encoding zf-HC2 domain-containing protein, giving the protein MKISCNMIRDILPLYVENMASQDTRDIVEEHIASCENCKKRLEEMRTLEELPIDTDIAPLRNIQNTLRREKLQTIILSVMVTLVFAVVTMAYLTEPAYISYNENAVSIIEKNDGTVLLNFSEEVSGFHVEQYPAADNSGYVYDITTWETIWQHKISKNNLENTVLNPNGETVASIYYYNTDGSENILIYGDPITDGSIITLPRLVLSYYVMFAIGFLLICGIGLAIFRKNEKIRNGLEKIILLPISYLFAHLTIKGLHSTTYLASRDFYAILLVTISLYFALLAGRNILKKISIKKPKSTL; this is encoded by the coding sequence ATGAAAATTAGTTGTAATATGATTAGGGATATACTGCCTTTATATGTCGAGAATATGGCAAGTCAAGATACTAGAGATATCGTTGAAGAACATATAGCTTCTTGTGAAAACTGCAAAAAACGACTTGAAGAAATGAGGACGCTTGAAGAACTGCCAATAGATACCGATATAGCTCCCTTAAGAAATATACAAAATACATTGCGAAGGGAAAAGCTGCAAACGATTATTCTTTCAGTCATGGTAACATTGGTTTTTGCAGTGGTTACAATGGCTTATCTGACAGAGCCAGCATACATTTCTTATAATGAAAATGCGGTTTCAATCATTGAAAAGAATGACGGAACTGTACTTTTGAATTTTAGTGAAGAAGTCTCCGGATTCCATGTAGAACAATATCCCGCAGCAGACAATTCAGGTTATGTCTATGATATAACTACATGGGAAACGATTTGGCAACATAAAATAAGCAAAAACAACCTAGAAAATACTGTCTTAAACCCGAATGGAGAAACGGTCGCTTCAATCTATTATTACAATACCGATGGAAGTGAAAATATTTTAATTTATGGAGATCCAATAACGGATGGTTCTATCATTACGTTACCTCGGCTAGTTTTAAGCTACTATGTGATGTTTGCTATAGGATTTTTACTTATTTGTGGAATTGGATTGGCCATATTCCGTAAGAATGAAAAAATAAGAAATGGACTAGAAAAAATAATTCTATTGCCTATCTCCTACCTGTTTGCTCACTTAACTATAAAAGGTCTTCACTCAACAACTTACCTTGCTAGTCGAGACTTTTATGCAATATTACTAGTCACAATTTCTTTGTATTTTGCGTTGTTAGCTGGAAGGAACATATTAAAAAAAATATCAATCAAGAAGCCGAAAAGCACTTTATAA